One Clarias gariepinus isolate MV-2021 ecotype Netherlands chromosome 18, CGAR_prim_01v2, whole genome shotgun sequence genomic window carries:
- the poglut1 gene encoding protein O-glucosyltransferase 1, with protein sequence MELLCLFIPLFLLLLTEPEFSLADKGTRWQKYITQITETTKNYQPCSQENCSCHISVLKEDLKPFNNGITKELMMDTVRRGVGTHYQIMNRKLYREPECMFPARCSGVEHFILKVIDRLPDMEMIINVRDYPQVPSWVQPVLPVFSFSKTSDYRDIMYPAWTFWEGGPAVWPIYPTGLGRWDLMREDLKKAAAQWPWKKKSPKGFFRGSRTSPERDPLILLSREDPGLVDAEYTKNQAWKSEKDTLGRPPAKEIPLVDHCEYKYLFNFRGVAASFRFKHLFLCGSLVFHVGEEWLEFFYPQLKPWVHYIPVKQDLSELRELLQFVKENDKVVEAIALRGQTFIEDHLRMEDVSCYWETLLTDYSKLLEYKPKRKSSYNQVTRKPDRSEL encoded by the exons ATGGAGCTGCTCTGTTTGTTCATTCCGCTTTTTCTTTTACTCCTGACTGAACCCGAGTTTAGCCTCGCTGATAAAG GAACAAGATGGCAGAAATATATCACTCAGATTACTGAGACCACAAAAAACTACCAGCCATGCAGCCAGGAGAACTGCAGCTGCCACATCAG TGTCCTGAAGGAGGACCTGAAGCCATTCAACAACGGCATCACGAAAGAACTCATGATGGACACAGTGCGGCGTGGTGTGGGTACCCATTACCAGATCATGAATCGCAAACTATACAGAGAACCGGAGTGCATGTTTCCAGCAAG GTGCAGTGGAGTTGAGCATTTTATCCTAAAAGTGATTGACAGGTTGCCGGATATGGAGATGATAATCAACGTGCGTGACTATCCTCAGGTGCCATCATGGGTTCAGCCTGTACTCCCCGTTTTCTCCTTCAGCAAG ACATCAGATTATCGGGACATCATGTACCCTGCCTGGACATTTTGGGAAGGAGGACCTGCCGTTTGGCCCATTTACCCCACTGGACTGGGTCGCTGGGACCTGATGAGAGAAGACCTAAAAAA AGCAGCAGCACAGTGGCcttggaaaaagaaaagcccCAAAGGGTTCTTCAGAGGCTCCAG GACCAGTCCAGAGAGAGATCCATTAATCTTGCTCTCCAGAGAGGATCCGGGTCTAGTGGATGCGGAGTACACTAAGAATCAGGCGTGGAAATCTGAAAAG GACACTCTGGGTAGACCCCCAGCCAAGGAAATTCCCCTGGTAGACCATTGTGAATACAA ATACCTTTTTAATTTCCGCGGCGTAGCGGCAAGCTTTCGCTTCAAGCACCTGTTCCTCTGTGGCTCGCTGGTCTTCCACGTAGGAGAAGAATGGCTGGAGTTTTTCTATCCTCAGCTTAAGCCTTGGGTTCACTACATCCCGGTGAAACAGGATCTCTCTGAGCTCAG AGAGTTGCTGCAGTTTGTCAAGGAAAACGACAAAGTGGTAGAAGCCATTGCGTTGAG AGGCCAGACGTTTATCGAGGATCACCTCCGTATGGAGGACGTGTCCTGCTACTGGGAGACGCTCCTCACTGACTACAGCAAGCTGCTCGAGTACAAACCTAAACGTAAATCCAGCTACAACCAGGTTACCCGTAAACCCGACAGGTCTGAACTTTGA
- the timmdc1 gene encoding complex I assembly factor TIMMDC1, mitochondrial, producing the protein MHPAGSCTHTFTCGDTDKSSARAFYTGLLEAFCMSALPQVHAADVADLQASLQSLPKHVGRPEFPDTGWDRIKDLFDRGDGQVYPEEMRNVAKSALTAAVVGLFYGGLPAARHARERFIQLSQAEIYRSRVEAVRSAHNAAIRGFVRYGWRWSWRVAGFVTLFNTISTGISVYRDSNALSHFSVAGAVTGGVFRMNLGFRGLVAGSAIGAALGVPAGALIVGLQKLGGETMREKRRRERRELYELRVAEWNARLQLTEGIIGEFSGRDQDAQNDLQRISELLSQPRNEDSTKES; encoded by the exons ATGCACCCTGCAGGctcgtgtacacacacattcacgtgTGGGGACACAGATAAGTCCAGCGCCAGAGCCTTTTATACTGGACTGCTAGAGGCATTTTGTATGTCTGCCCTTCCTCAAGTGCATGCAGCTGACGTTGCTGATCTGCAGGCCAGTCTTCAGTCGTTACCCAAGCACGTGGGCAGGCCAGAGTTTCCAGACACCGGATGGGACCGCATTAAAGATCTGTTCGACCGAGG AGATGGTCAGGTGTACCCAGAAGAGATGAGGAACGTAGCCAAGAGTGCTCTGACAGCGGCCGTGGTGGGACTGTTTTATGGAGGTCTCCCCGCAGCCCGACATGCCCGCGAGAGATTCATCCAGCTGAGCCAGGCTGAAATCTACCGCAGCAGAGTGGAAGCAGTG cgTTCTGCTCATAACGCGGCTATCCGTGGCTTTGTGAGATACGGCTGGAGGTGGAGCTGGAGAGTCGCCGGCTTTGTTACACTTTTTAA CACTATCAGTACAGGCATTTCTGTATACAGAGACAGTAACGCCTTGAGTCATTTCTCCGTGGCTGGGG ctgtgaCTGGAGGTGTGTTTCGGATGAACCTGGGCTTTCGGGGATTGGTGGCAGGATCAGCTATTGGAGCTGCGCTGGG TGTGCCTGCTGGAGCGTTAATTGTTGGACTACAGAAGCTGGGAGGAGAGACCATGCGAGAAAAGCGACGACGGGAGCGAAGAGAACTGTACGAGCTCAGAGTGGCCGAATG gaatgcaCGTTTGCAGCTTACTGAAGGGATAATCGGTGAATTTAGTGGCCGGGACCAAGACGCGCAAAATGACCTTCAGCGAATCAGTGAGCTTCTTAGTCAACCAAGGAATGAAGATTCAACAAAGGAGTCGTAA